The DNA region TTCTTCTTTCTTTGTCTGCAACTCCATTTGACACTTTTGATAGTCAGCATTTGTCCCGCAAGTCCATGGAGCAACTCCTCCTGTAATTAACTCTGTTGCTGTTTCCGGAACAAATAAAACTGTATATCCTTTTTGAACAAAAGCATTATGAATCCAGCTTAAAGCTGTTGATTTACCTGCACAAGGTCCACCGGTCACAACTATTTTATTTATTTTCTGATGTTTCGTCTTTTTTTCCACATTCATAATTTCTTCTATAGATACCTGAAAAACAGCTGATATTTTTCTCAGCACATCCATTTTAGGTTTTGATTTACCATTCTCCCATTTTGAAACAGCTTTATTTGTTACATTAAGTTTTTCAGCCAATTCAGATTGTGAAAGGTTTGCTTCCATCCTTAGTTTGTATATTTTATTGCCGAATAAATAATCATTCATATTTAATTTCTCCTTATAGAAAGTATATTACATTGTACCTAAACTAACAATACCATAACTATCGAATATTGGTAGAAATAAGCATTTAATTTAAATAACATAGCGCCAGCGAATAAACAATTATCAATGTTTACAAAGACCTAACCTGTTTTGAGAATAATTTTACTAGCTCTTTTTGAATCAGAAGTGATTCTTAAATTGCTGAACCTTAAATAATTGAAATAGGTTTAAGGCAATAAACATTAGATAAAGAATTGCTTCTGTAGCATTGCCACTGTGTATAAAACAATGGTTTGCATTGACACTTTTTTTGGATTAACTAACCCTTTACAGTAACTATTCTTGTTGTATAATTATATTTAAGTAAAATTAAAGGAGAAACCTCATGATGACAAAAAAATTCACAAGCGCTGGAATACTATTTTTGACTTACGCACTTAGCTTAGTATTGTCATTTTTGTTCTTAGATCTATTTAGACTTGATTATTATAGGTTCCCTATAGTAACAATTACTACAATTACTAAAATAATTATATACCTTGCAATAATAATAATTTTTGGCATCTTAGCAATTAAGCAAAAATTTTATACTAAGTTATATATTGTTTTTATTTTATTTACACTTATATATCCAGCTTTGTTTTAATCTTCTTGGACATTTATTTTAATTGCTCCAATTTCTGTTTTTTCTTGGGGAGGGCCGTTTACAGAATTCCTAATGAATTTATATTGGTATATTTCAATTACTGTTTTACCATTGCTTTATTTTGCATCAATCATCACCTTTATAATAATTCCAAAGAAATATATAAAGATTATAACTTTCATGTTACTAGTGCTATACATTGTTAATTTAGTTTATAATGAACAAGTTTACTTAAGAGTCAGTAATTCATTGAATCCTGAAGAATTGACGTATAATATCCTTTCTTTTGTTTTTACTATAACCTCTTTATTTTATGCTATTGGTTTATACTTATTATCATTATGTAATCCTAAATTTAAGAAAGATATATAGGTATTAGAGAAATAAGGGTTAAATGCATATATTGTATATGGTTTTATATTAGAAGCCTGGGTAAGCAAGTCTAAAAAGAATAATAGTAATTAAGCATATTAATACTATACATATATCTATTGGATAATAGTAAGCAAAAAATTAAAAATCCATTAAATTGAGCACGGGTAATTTCCCGTGTTTTTTATATGTATCAGAAAGGAGGCAGCCCATTCAACAACCTAATTATTACAGCATCTTACCGGTATCTGTAAGATACTGCAAAGAGATTACCGGAGATGAAAAACTACTGTTTAGTGAGCTGACATGTCTCGCAAATAAACTCGGCTATTGCTATGCATCCAACAAATATTTTTCAAATCTATATGGAGTAACAACAAGAACTATAATAAGTAGGTTAGCAAAGTTGCAACAGTACGGTTTTATTAAAATAATCATTGACCGCAATGACAAAAATGAAGTCGTAGGCATACGAATATATTTGCAGGATTTACCTGAGATCAAAGTCCTAGAAGACAAACCTGTCCATACCCCTACAGAAAGCAATTTCGATACCCCTATAGAAAAAACTATGCATACCTGTCAATGGCGGAATAAAAATGTATAAAAAGGGTGTTTGAAAAATGCATAAAAAAGGCGAAAAAAATTAACTGTCCTCAAAGTGAGTATTTACCCTCTTGGTCGTCTTCATGTGTTCTTTGCGTTCCTTCAACCTATAACTTTCACCTTTAATATTAATAACATTACAGTGGTGAAGAACCCTGTCTAATATGGCTGCGGCAATTATAATATCAGAAAAGACTTCATTCCATTGAGAAAAAGGCATATTAGAAGTAAGGATTGTAGAGTTCTTCTCATACCGCTTAGCAATAAGCTGAAAGAATAAGTTAGCTCCCTGAATATCCATAGGCAGATATCCTATCTCATCAATTATAAAGAACCGAATATTTACCGAGGTTTTTTATCTTCTCCGGTAGCCTGTTTTCAAAATGGGCTTTATTCAATTCTTCTATTAACCTGTGGCAGTTTATGTAGTAAGTTGTGAATCTGTTGCTTGCGGCAATAATACCCAGAGCCACTGCAAGATGTGTTTTCCCTACGCCAGGAGGCCTGAGAAAAACCACATTCTCTTTGTTGTGAACAAACCTGAGGGTAGCTAATTCCATAATCTGATTCTTATCAATAGAGACCTGAAAATCAAAGTTAAAATCTTCAAGAGTTTTTCTGTAAGGGAATCCTGCCATCTGAATTCTGGTATTAGCAGTTTTGCGCCTTTGTGTTTCTGCTTCGTGTACTAGTAGATAATCTAATATTTCAAGGGGTGGAATATTTTCTTTAATCGCATGCTCCAGTGAGATGCCCCCACAAATTGGTCCAATAATAAAGTTAGTAAATTCAATTAAATTAATCAACCTGCATTTACATTGTATATAACACTCTGTGGTGCAGGTGGTCTACCGCCTAACGCACTGTGAGGTCTAACAGTATTATAGTAATCAACCCATCTCTTTGTCAAAACTTTTGCTTCAAATATATTACCAAACAGTTCACCATTCAGGAATTCATCTCTCATTCTAGAGTTGAAGCTCTCACAGTAACCGTTCTCCCAAGGACTACCCGGTTCAATAAATGTTGTGATTACACCAATATCCGATAACCATTTCATTAATTTTTTAGCAGTAAATTCACTGCCATTATCACTTCGTAAATATTCAGGAGCACCTCTTTTGATTACCAGCTCAGATAATATATCAATAATATCTGTGTTTCTAAATCGTCTTCTTACAATCGCAGCCAGGCACTCCCTCGTATACTCATCAATTATATTTAATATGCGAAAACTTTTACCATCTATAGTTTTATCATGGACAAAGTCATAGCTCCATACATGATTCTTATGTTCAGGCCTTAACCTTACGCAACTGCCATCGTTCATCCATAGCATTCGCTTCTTTGTTTGCTTAAGAGGACGTTTTAACTCTTCTTCTCTCCATACCCTCTCTACACGTTTATGGTTAATTTTGATGCCTTTATTACGTAGCATATTTGTTACTTGGCGATACCCGGTACGACCATAATTACAGGCTAGTTCAATAATTTTATATCTTATATCATCTTCATCTTCTCTTTTAATTGGTTCATATCTGTATGCAGTTCTGTTTATATCCAATACCGCACATGCCCGTCGCTCTGATACTTTATACTCTGTTAGTACATATCCAATGGCTGCATTGCGCTTGTACGGGCTTAGAAGTTTTTTGAATTTACATCCTTTAATATTTCTATATCCAGTGCCTGATTCGCTATTATTCGTTTTAATCGCATATTTTCTTTTTCGAGTAATTTAAGTTTCTTGGCATCATCGGTATTCATTCCCCCGTATTGTTTACGCCATCTATAATAGGTTTGTTCTGTTATTTCCTCTTGCCTTACTGCTTCTGCTATTGTTCTCCCTTGTCCGCACAATATTTCTATTTACGCAGTTTTACTATTATTTGTTCTGGTGTGTAATTCCTTCTTGCCATTTCTCTGTTCTCCTTTGTTAGTATTTTATCATATTTTACTAACTTTAGAACTGGTACAATTTTAGGGGGTCACGCCACTTGAAACATTTATTGTTTTTTTGCGCCAGAACCATTTTTTCAGCACAATTCAATATATTCTTTTTTAGATTTCTTAAAGAAATTCTATATCTTTGTTAAAAAAAATGATAAAATGTTTTTAAGCGAATCATAATCGCAAAATTGCTTAATTGCTATATAGTGGAAATAACAATATGGCTATTAATAGAAAGGAAAATCATGGCACACGATGTATTTATATCTTACTCCCATGAGGACAAAATGATAAAATAAAATGCTGGATTGCTCCACGTGATATTTTACCTGAAGAACACTTTGCAGAGTCTGTCGGTAATGCTATACCCCTTGCAAAAGTTTTTTTATTGATATTTTCATCATATTCTAATATATCAAAACAGATTATGCTTCAGCTTGAACTTGCTGTAACTGAAGGGCTTGCAGTCGTTCCTGTACGAGTGGAGGATATAAAACCTACAGGAGGGATGGCATACTATCTATCCACTGTGCATTGGATAGAGGCAGTGGATAGTAACATTGAGCAGAGAATAAATATATTAAAAATCACCGTTGCAAATATACTAAAGTGCTATAAAACTGCTATGGATGATGAAGCAAAAAAGGTTATTCCGATCGATATAGAAGATGATTCTTATAAAAACGATAATTCCTCAAAAATCAATATAATACAATTAATGGTAAGTAAATCAAATTTGATATATGCCATTATACCTGCAACGATAGCATTAGTAGTAGCCTTCCTTTTAATATTCGGTACTTATATTTTTAAAGGTAATACTGAAAAAACGGACATCGAGACATTTACACAAAGTCCCACAGTGGAACAAATCGAATCAACAAAAACCATTACTGACGCACCTGCCATTCAACCAACTCATATACCTACAACCACATCAACTGCAACAGTTGACCCTAATGTATCATTAGAAACGATTGTGCAATTCGAAAGCCAAGAGCTCCGAGCATGCATCATTAACACTTTTAGAGAAATGGGATTGGATTTTGATGGGCAAACAACAGTAGGCGATATGCAAAAACTTAAAACGCTACAAATTATTAGCTCATATTCTATTATTATGGGTTATAGCGAAGACATAGCGCTTTGCCAAATAAATAATTCCAATATTGAAAAACTGGAAGGCCTGCAGTATGCAACTAATTTAGAAACATTAACCATTGTAGGGCAGCATCTAAAAGATATAAGTGCTTTAACTCAAATACAGAGCCTTAAGTATTTGGATTTATCATTTAATTCTATTAGTGATATTACTCCAATTGCAAATAATACAGACCTGCGAGACCTAAAATTTATAAAAACAAAGTTATAGATATCAGTACTTTACGCCAACTTAAAAATATTGAATCGCTGCACTTAGGAGAAAATTCTATTACAGACATCAGTTCAATTGAGGGCTTGCAAAGTTTGCGCGCGCTTAGCATTGGAGGCCTAAGAATAACAGATTTTAGCATAATTTCTAGCTTAACAAATCTTGAATTTCTGCACTCAGATTCTGGAACGTTAAGAGATATAAGCATTTTTAGCGAACTTGATAATCTTATTGAATTGAATATAAGCCACTGCCATGTAACGAAAATTGAACCACTCAAGAATTTGGGAAATCTTCAAGAATTATGGATATACGGAAGTGATATTTCAGATTTTGAAAAACTACTCGACTTCGAGCATTTGAAAGTTTTATTAGTGGATGATGAAATGT from Candidatus Delongbacteria bacterium includes:
- a CDS encoding helix-turn-helix domain-containing protein; amino-acid sequence: MSTGNFPCFLYVSERRQPIQQPNYYSILPVSVRYCKEITGDEKLLFSELTCLANKLGYCYASNKYFSNLYGVTTRTIISRLAKLQQYGFIKIIIDRNDKNEVVGIRIYLQDLPEIKVLEDKPVHTPTESNFDTPIEKTMHTCQWRNKNV
- a CDS encoding leucine-rich repeat domain-containing protein, yielding MLQLELAVTEGLAVVPVRVEDIKPTGGMAYYLSTVHWIEAVDSNIEQRINILKITVANILKCYKTAMDDEAKKVIPIDIEDDSYKNDNSSKINIIQLMVSKSNLIYAIIPATIALVVAFLLIFGTYIFKGNTEKTDIETFTQSPTVEQIESTKTITDAPAIQPTHIPTTTSTATVDPNVSLETIVQFESQELRACIINTFREMGLDFDGQTTVGDMQKLKTLQIISSYSIIMGYSEDIALCQINNSNIEKLEGLQYATNLETLTIVGQHLKDISALTQIQSLKYLDLSFNSISDITPIANNTDLRDLKFIKTKL
- a CDS encoding leucine-rich repeat domain-containing protein translates to MRALSIGGLRITDFSIISSLTNLEFLHSDSGTLRDISIFSELDNLIELNISHCHVTKIEPLKNLGNLQELWIYGSDISDFEKLLDFEHLKVLLVDDEMYKDYTDIIDALVEKGCNVKCNIF